AAATTGGCCAACAGTGCACCGATCAGGAGGCTTACCACCATTTGCCTCCGGCCGTAAAGGAACGTGTAGTAGCTCGTCACCTTCACAATCAAATAGGTGACGAGGCTTACGAGCAAGACGCCTGCCATCCGATCGACCTGAGAAAGATGCAAGCCGATGTATCCCGGGACTACAATTCCCCCTGCTGCCAATCCGAAGATCTCGTAAGAAAGCAGGCTCAGTATAAGCCCGAGGGTAATTGCCAACTCAATCATAGGCTGCAAAACTCCTGTGTTCAAAGTACTCTGCCACTTTGCCTCCCATGCCCCCCATATTGCCAATAGCAACTATGGTGGA
The genomic region above belongs to Bacteroidota bacterium and contains:
- the pgsC gene encoding poly-gamma-glutamate biosynthesis protein PgsC, whose amino-acid sequence is MIELAITLGLILSLLSYEIFGLAAGGIVVPGYIGLHLSQVDRMAGVLLVSLVTYLIVKVTSYYTFLYGRRQMVVSLLIGALLANFSRQFLTFNVGAATAELTAIGWVVPGLIAHWFGKQGIFKTVCALLVTSVIVRLTVIVLFDGQLFPGG